agatttttcactAAAATAAGTCATGAGTCTAAATATAATGCACAATCTATGAACTTCCAACTTTTGGTAGTATTTGTGTTTCAATCAAGTTAATGGCAGCCCTAAAGaagcaaaagaaggaaaatgaactaAAGCTGAAGTAGAGATATGTAAGAAAATCTTAAACAAAAGAGTAGCTCATGTGGGTTACACAGAACAATCCATCCAAAAAGCAGAGCATGAGCAATTGGGGTTCACTGGACTGTGGGTAAACAAGGAGATTGGGAAATGAGATTTCCAGTTGTCAACATTCATCCACATCCGATGCCTTACAAGTTGCCACAAACTTTTCTCAGATCTCAAGAAGGGCAGAATTCCATTCTAAtacctggtggtggtgatgatgatgatgatgatgatgacgacaacGTTGACGACAGCATCATAGCTAGCAATAATGCAACTCTGCTAAACATCAGTGTTTTGTTCATTTAAGATTAAGTTTTCTCCTTTAATTTAGAAAACAATACCTCAACACAGAATACATTATCATCATTTTGTAGATGTAGAAAATCTGGCTTAGGAGAGTGGGGCCAGGGCCAATGGTTCTTAGGCTGCAATATAAATCTGGCCTGCAATTCTCCCAAAGCTCTCTACCTGATGCTGCCTGGTACCCTTCCCTCCTTTGTTATAATGTGTGTTTGTAGAAGGCCCCCTTTGGCTCTGGTCTTCTCACTGGATCTGCTTGGCATGTGTCTCTCACTGAGTTCACTGAGGAAAGCCCAAAGACTGAGGTGATCCAGCAAAGACTAATTATGGCTAATCATGAATTGCAACTGATTTAATCTTAGGTTAGACAACTGAacttgttaacttttttttttctggggccAACACTTATCTTGCAAATTAGTTTTATCAACATGTATATAATACTtggtgttgctagagttttcctgccttgcccacagtcaggacaaatctctgtcacctgccagtcccacagccgctcagacccaaccaagtaaacacagagacttatattgcttacaaactgtatggccgtggcaggcttcttgttaactgttcttatatcttaaagtaacgcatttctacaaatctataccttgccacgtggctggtggcttatcggcgtcttcacatgctgctggtcatggcggcggctgcagccagtccttctgccttcctgtccttttatttctcctctctgttagtcctgcctatccttcctgcctagccacagccgatcaggttttatttattgatcaatcagaacaacttgacatacagaccatcccccagcacagccaagtgcagaccatctcaaacacctgcactcaggcccatggtcctaatcatcctctatatggacctgctgggtaacgccacaaagaacccaagaagggctcccacaagacatacagatcatcccacagcaacttgGCCTTCGGTGTTCTAAAATCTAAGAGAAAAGTAACCATTGCTCAAATTTGGTCAGATATATGGGAGTATATGTGTAAAAGTCTCTAGAGAGCAGTCCTTTGCACGTTTCACATAAAGAAGTCTGTAAATGCATAGAGATGGGAAATGGTGAACTGGCTGACTTACAACCTTCAGAAATGTTAGGATGGGTAATTCATTGAATTTCCAAAGTATCAGCCCACAAATATGTAAGACTTAAAACTGAAGTGATGACCTCTAAAATTACTTCATTCAATTGACTGAAATCCTTTTGACAAAAATTTCTCATTTAGCTTACACTTTACTTATAGAGActctttcatttttgttggtgtgtgtgtgaatatggggtgcacgcgtgcgtgtgtgcatgtgtgcatgcgtgtgtgtgtgtgtgtgtgtgtgtgtgtgtgtgtgtgtgtgtgcatcagtcAGTGTGTAGGGGCCAGTGGACACCTCTTGAGATTTGGTTCTTTACTTTCACACTGTAAGATGTGAGTATTGAATTCAGGCTATCAGACTTTGTGGCAAGCACTTCAACTAAGTGAGAAATCTCATTGACCCTGGTTACAAAGAAATTtgaaacacttatttttattataatgaaaTAAGCCCTGCCTTTGGTATCAAGATACATAAATTTCTTGGTAATCTCCTCTGTGCTTAATAAGCTCTCCTTACTTCTCTTTACTATAGGGCATCTCCTGATTCCCAAATAACACTGATGGAGAACAGGACAGAGGTGACAGAGTTCATCCTTCTAGGACTAACCAATGCACCAGACCTGCAGGCTCCTCTCTTTATCATGTTCGTGCTCATTTACTTTATCAACATAGCTGGAAACTTAGGGATGATTGTGCTGATTCTCTGGGACTCACGACTCCACACTCCCATGTACATTTTTCTTGGTAACTTGTCTCTGGTGGACATCATTTATTCCTCAGCTGTCACTCCAACAGTTGTGGCTGGACTTCTTGTAGGAAATCAAGTCATTTCCTACAATGCTTGTGCTGCTCAGATGTTCTTATTTGTAGTCTTTGCTACAGCAGAAAATTTTCTCCTGGCTgcaatggcctatgatcgctatgcAGCAGTGTGCAAACCCCTGCACTACACAACCACTATGACTCCAactatgtgtgcatgtctgacCATGGCCTGCTATGCTGGTGGTTTCCTGAATTCCTCCATCCACACTGGTGACACTTTCAGGCTTTACTTCTGCAAGTCCAACGTGGTCCATCACTTTTTTTGTGATGTTCCAGCAGTCATGGTTCTCTCCTGCTCTGATAGACACATCAGTGAAATGGTCCTTCTTTATGGAGCAAGTTTTGTTATTTGTTCTGCACTTGTTGTTATTTTGATATCCTACATATTCATCTTCATCACCATCTTCAAGATGCGCTCAGCTGCAGGATACCAGAAAGCTATGTCCACCTGTGTTTCTCACTTTACTGCTGTCTCCATTTTCTATGGGACTCTCATTTTCATGTACTTACAGCCCAGTTCCAGCCACTCCATGGACACTGACAAAATTGTGTCTGTGTTCTATACTATGATCATCCCCATGCTAAACCCTGTggtctacagcctgaggaacaaaGAGGTGAAAAGTGCATTCAAGAAAGTTGTGGAGAAGACAAAATATTCCCTAGGATTTTGAGTTTAGTGTTTTATGGTGTACTGTAATGCAGCTTCAGGACTCTCAGGTCTTCTCCAGGTACCTAGTGACATTTCCAATCTACACTGATGTTAGGTGGAATACCCTtctcttttaaatgtttctattttagaAAAGGGAGTCAGTGATGTAAATGCAATACCTGTTTTAGAATGACTAAAGGAAAGTTTAACACATGTTGGTTATATTTTTCTAAACACTCATAGATCATAttgtttatttatcatttctACATGCCACTATTAGCATACCTGTAAAACAAGAGGCAAAGAAAAGTTCATGAGAAGAAGTGCCTGCTTGTGAcccacatgggcacacacagacaggaatAGAAAAGTATTCAGATATAGCTAGAATATTCCtttttggatgttttgtttttgttgacttttctttcatctgtgtggtgtatgtgtttgtatatatgcatgtttgcatatatgtgggcatgtgtgcggATGATAGTatacctgtggagaccagaggatggGAGTCTTTCTCAATGGTTCTCCACATTATTCATTGTGGCAGGCAAGTGAACACAGACCTGGCAGAATAGCTAATCAAGCTAGCAACCTTTCTCTGGAATTCtacctcagtcttctgagtgctggtattatagatgTGCCCTGTGGTctcagtgctggtattacagatggGCCCCTATGCTC
The sequence above is drawn from the Peromyscus leucopus breed LL Stock chromosome 1, UCI_PerLeu_2.1, whole genome shotgun sequence genome and encodes:
- the LOC114703480 gene encoding olfactory receptor 5B3-like: MENRTEVTEFILLGLTNAPDLQAPLFIMFVLIYFINIAGNLGMIVLILWDSRLHTPMYIFLGNLSLVDIIYSSAVTPTVVAGLLVGNQVISYNACAAQMFLFVVFATAENFLLAAMAYDRYAAVCKPLHYTTTMTPTMCACLTMACYAGGFLNSSIHTGDTFRLYFCKSNVVHHFFCDVPAVMVLSCSDRHISEMVLLYGASFVICSALVVILISYIFIFITIFKMRSAAGYQKAMSTCVSHFTAVSIFYGTLIFMYLQPSSSHSMDTDKIVSVFYTMIIPMLNPVVYSLRNKEVKSAFKKVVEKTKYSLGF